In Rhinoraja longicauda isolate Sanriku21f chromosome 39, sRhiLon1.1, whole genome shotgun sequence, one DNA window encodes the following:
- the LOC144611036 gene encoding caspase-14-like encodes MVPEPEILPTTSDTFVVYPSRPGYVAYRDDCKGSHMIQIMGKVFKMEAGKKHLYDLFVKVNREMVKINIKFEGGLKKTTLVMESTLTKSIYLEGPKA; translated from the exons ATGGTCCCCGAGCCTGAAATACTTCCTACAACCTCGGACACCTTCGTTGTGTatccatcacggcctg GTTATGTGGCTTATCGTGACGATTGTAAAGGCTCGCACATGATCCAGATTATGGGGAAGGTTTTCAAGATGGAGGCGGGAAAGAAACACCTCTACGACCTGTTTGTGAAG GTGAATCGTGAAATggttaaaataaacattaaattcGAAGGGGGGCTCAAGAAAACGACCCTGGTGATGGAGTCAACTCTGACCAAGTCAATCTACCTTGAAGGTCCCAAGGCGTGA
- the LOC144611179 gene encoding caspase-14-like: protein MFPQDILNSLEKYRDQIESQVCCSFVFILAHGEEGKIKGTDKKKVDLEEVFETFSNENCVLLQSKPKVFVIQACRGDKKDPGVTSGFRSMVPEPEILPTTSDTFIVYPSRPGLSMSPSYAKHNPTFKLSTAKGGQVGLV, encoded by the exons ATGTTTCCTCAGGATATCCTGAACTCCCTGGAGAAGTATCGGGATCAGATCGAGTCTCAAGTCTGTTGTTCCTTTGTCTTCATCCTTGCACAcggagaggagggaaagattaAAGGAACTGATAAGAAAAAGGTTGATCTGGAAGAGGTCTTTGAGACGTTCAGTAATGAAAACTGCGTTCTTCTGCAGAGCAAGCCCAAAGTATTTGTCATCCAGGCGTGCCGTGGAG ACAAGAAAGATCCTGGTGTCACCTCGGGGTTCCGCAGCATGGTCCCCGAGCCTGAAATACTTCCTACAACCTCGGACACATTCATTGTGTatccatcacggcctggtttgtcaATGTCTCCCTCCTACGCCAAACACAATCCCACCTTTAAACTCTCCActgccaaaggcgggcaggtgggactagtgtag